The following are from one region of the Cloacibacterium sp. TD35 genome:
- the gpmI gene encoding 2,3-bisphosphoglycerate-independent phosphoglycerate mutase has protein sequence MAKKAILAILDGWGLGTDNKVSAIYQANTPFIDSCYTKFPNTTLEASGLAVGLPAGQMGNSEVGHMNLGAGRVVYQNLVKLNMAVEKNTLGLEPGIQMAFEYAKLNHKKVHFIGLVSDGGVHSHINHLKGLLTAAQEFGLTENVYVHAFTDGRDCDPMSGKGFIEDLQNHMKISTGKLATVVGRYFAMDRDKRWERVKLAYDALVNGVGEITKNPVEAIEKSYAEGVTDEFLKPIIVSENNNLPSAKIEENDVVFCFNFRTDRGREITEVLSQQDFPDFGMKKLNLYYVTLTNYDESFQNVNVIFDEEVLQETMGEVLERAGRTQIRIAETEKYPHVTFFFSGGREKEYVGERRLLCPSPKDVATYDLKPEMSAFDIRDAILPELEKESADFICLNFANADMVGHTGVFEAAVKACEAVDKCIEAVATKAYEHSYAVFILADHGNSDYMINPDGSPNTQHSTNLVPLIVMDKDQTWNLKPGKLGDVAPSILKVMGVEIPEIMTGEVLVS, from the coding sequence ATGGCTAAAAAAGCAATACTTGCCATTCTTGATGGATGGGGTTTAGGAACGGATAATAAAGTGTCTGCAATTTACCAAGCAAACACACCTTTTATAGATTCTTGCTATACAAAATTCCCGAATACTACGCTAGAAGCTTCTGGACTTGCAGTAGGTTTACCAGCAGGACAAATGGGTAATTCTGAAGTAGGACACATGAATCTAGGCGCGGGAAGAGTAGTTTACCAAAATTTGGTAAAACTGAATATGGCGGTAGAAAAAAATACTCTAGGATTAGAGCCAGGAATTCAAATGGCTTTTGAATATGCGAAATTGAATCATAAAAAAGTACATTTTATCGGTTTAGTTTCAGATGGTGGAGTTCATTCTCATATCAATCACCTAAAAGGGCTATTAACTGCTGCCCAAGAATTTGGATTGACAGAAAATGTATATGTACATGCATTTACAGACGGTAGAGACTGTGACCCTATGTCTGGAAAAGGTTTTATAGAAGATTTACAAAATCACATGAAAATCTCAACTGGGAAATTAGCAACCGTTGTAGGAAGGTATTTCGCAATGGATAGAGATAAGAGATGGGAACGTGTGAAATTAGCATATGATGCTTTAGTAAATGGAGTAGGAGAAATTACAAAAAATCCTGTAGAAGCGATTGAAAAATCTTATGCAGAAGGTGTTACAGATGAGTTTTTAAAACCAATTATCGTTTCAGAAAATAATAACCTTCCTTCTGCTAAAATTGAGGAAAATGATGTAGTTTTCTGTTTCAATTTCAGAACAGACAGAGGTAGAGAAATTACAGAAGTGCTTTCTCAACAAGACTTCCCAGATTTTGGAATGAAAAAATTGAATCTTTACTACGTAACTTTAACCAATTATGATGAAAGTTTCCAAAATGTAAATGTCATTTTCGATGAAGAAGTTTTACAAGAAACTATGGGTGAAGTTCTAGAAAGAGCGGGGAGAACTCAAATCAGAATAGCTGAGACAGAGAAATATCCTCACGTAACTTTCTTCTTCTCTGGTGGCAGAGAAAAAGAATATGTAGGAGAGAGAAGATTGCTTTGTCCGAGTCCAAAAGATGTTGCTACCTACGATTTAAAACCAGAAATGTCTGCTTTTGATATTAGAGATGCTATTTTACCAGAATTAGAAAAAGAATCTGCAGATTTCATTTGCTTAAATTTTGCTAATGCAGATATGGTAGGACATACTGGAGTTTTCGAAGCGGCAGTAAAAGCTTGCGAAGCGGTAGATAAATGTATAGAAGCAGTAGCTACTAAAGCTTATGAACATAGTTATGCTGTTTTCATTTTGGCAGACCACGGAAATTCTGATTACATGATTAATCCTGATGGAAGTCCTAATACGCAACACTCTACTAATCTAGTTCCGCTAATTGTAATGGATAAAGACCAAACTTGGAATTTGAAACCAGGAAAATTAGGAGATGTAGCACCGTCTATTTTAAAAGTAATGGGTGTAGAAATTCCAGAAATTATGACAGGAGAAGTTTTAGTCTCTTAA